From one Paeniglutamicibacter psychrophenolicus genomic stretch:
- a CDS encoding serine hydrolase domain-containing protein — translation MDGISIPASLGRMLPPGAAAACRGPGDEGAVQVFGSSEPLPVFSVTKMFVAAGVLRAVDAGRFKLADPLASRLPGAPAGRTISQVLTHTAGMGNYASSPGYLAAVRQRPADPWSLEDIAAAGSASEPGPFAYSNTGYWYLGALLEEVSGMSLGQYLHREIFEPADMASTRYPDPETALTDSGYSTLWAGPAGAAFSTPADLLRFGDLVTERNPLFPSSLSPAMRAAFMDSVPVAAPAPWSAPRYGAGVMIDTDLQLWGHGGAGPGYRAAVFTSRATGIAAAAIAPETSGFSPEETLVSLLGPKD, via the coding sequence ATGGATGGAATATCGATCCCCGCTTCGCTGGGCCGGATGCTGCCCCCGGGTGCCGCGGCAGCCTGTCGCGGACCCGGAGACGAGGGAGCCGTGCAGGTTTTCGGTTCATCCGAGCCCCTGCCGGTCTTCAGCGTGACCAAGATGTTCGTAGCCGCCGGCGTCCTGCGGGCCGTGGATGCGGGCCGCTTCAAGCTCGCAGATCCACTGGCTTCGCGACTGCCCGGAGCCCCGGCCGGCCGCACGATTTCCCAGGTGCTCACGCATACCGCGGGGATGGGCAATTACGCCTCAAGCCCCGGCTACCTGGCCGCCGTCCGCCAACGGCCGGCGGACCCGTGGTCGCTGGAGGACATCGCCGCCGCCGGCAGCGCTTCCGAGCCCGGTCCCTTCGCCTACAGCAACACCGGCTACTGGTACCTGGGCGCGCTGCTCGAGGAGGTCTCCGGGATGTCGCTGGGCCAGTACCTGCACCGGGAAATCTTCGAACCGGCCGACATGGCCTCGACACGCTATCCGGATCCGGAAACCGCATTGACGGATTCGGGCTACTCGACGCTGTGGGCCGGGCCCGCCGGGGCCGCGTTCTCCACGCCGGCCGACCTGCTGCGCTTCGGCGACCTGGTCACGGAACGCAACCCGCTCTTCCCCTCGTCCCTGTCCCCCGCCATGCGCGCCGCGTTCATGGATTCGGTTCCCGTGGCTGCCCCAGCGCCGTGGAGTGCGCCGCGCTACGGGGCCGGGGTCATGATCGATACGGACCTGCAGCTGTGGGGGCACGGCGGTGCCGGGCCCGGGTACCGCGCCGCGGTCTTCACCTCCCGGGCCACCGGGATCGCGGCCGCTGCCATTGCCCCCGAGACCAGCGGCTTCAGCCCCGAAGAGACCCTGGTGTCGCTGCTGGGGCCCAAGGACTGA
- a CDS encoding glycoside hydrolase family 3 N-terminal domain-containing protein: MSLKERIGQVLMVGVPATGSSAADRSTIAAHELGNFFLKGRSSAGTGATAGAVQRVESTIAKALSVDVDAFVATDQEGGYVQVLKGSGFSTLPTALVQGSWATATLRERAEVWGGQLAAAGVNVNLAPVADTVPSASFAPSNAPIGYWKREYGYDPATVSAATRAFSSGMLAAGVDPVIKHFPGLGRVTKNTDTARNVTDTKTTRRDGYLKPFRDGIAAGNDWVMVSNAYYSRIDAKNIAPFSSTIMRSMLREDLGFNGIIVSDDMCDAVQLSPWTLGARALRFFEAGGTMMLCVDAPKMPAIANALYAEAGKDPAFARLIDAAALHVLRVKEDRR; this comes from the coding sequence ATGAGCCTGAAGGAGCGAATCGGGCAGGTCTTGATGGTGGGTGTCCCGGCAACGGGCAGCAGCGCCGCCGACAGGTCCACCATTGCCGCCCACGAGTTGGGGAACTTCTTCCTCAAGGGCCGCAGCAGTGCGGGAACCGGGGCCACGGCCGGCGCGGTCCAACGGGTCGAGTCAACCATCGCGAAGGCGTTGTCGGTGGACGTCGACGCGTTCGTGGCCACCGACCAGGAGGGAGGCTATGTCCAGGTCCTGAAGGGCAGCGGCTTCTCCACCCTGCCCACGGCGCTGGTCCAGGGCAGCTGGGCCACCGCGACCCTGCGCGAGCGTGCCGAGGTCTGGGGCGGGCAACTGGCCGCCGCCGGGGTCAACGTCAATCTCGCCCCGGTGGCCGACACCGTCCCCTCTGCGTCCTTCGCTCCGTCGAACGCGCCCATCGGCTACTGGAAGCGCGAATACGGGTACGACCCGGCAACGGTTTCGGCGGCAACGCGGGCTTTTTCCTCGGGGATGCTGGCCGCGGGCGTGGACCCGGTCATCAAGCACTTCCCGGGGCTCGGACGCGTCACCAAGAACACCGATACCGCCAGGAACGTCACCGACACCAAGACCACCCGGCGTGATGGCTACCTCAAGCCCTTCCGCGACGGCATCGCCGCGGGCAACGACTGGGTGATGGTTTCCAACGCCTACTACTCCAGGATCGATGCGAAGAACATCGCCCCGTTCTCCTCGACCATCATGCGTTCGATGCTCCGCGAGGACCTGGGGTTCAACGGCATCATCGTCTCGGATGACATGTGCGACGCAGTGCAGTTGTCCCCCTGGACCCTGGGCGCCCGGGCCCTGCGCTTCTTCGAGGCCGGCGGGACCATGATGCTCTGCGTGGACGCGCCGAAGATGCCGGCGATCGCCAATGCCCTGTATGCCGAGGCCGGCAAGGACCCCGCCTTCGCCCGGCTCATCGATGCCGCGGCGCTGCACGTGCTGCGGGTCAAGGAAGATCGGCGCTGA
- a CDS encoding Y-family DNA polymerase translates to MTERIALVDVNNFYVSCERVFDPKLIGRPVVVLSNNDGCVVARSQEAKDLGITTGAPFFKVKQFIQSHGMAVRSSNYELYGDMSARVMEVLSRFGTWQEVYSIDESFIGVQGNPGQLGELATRIRSAVGRSVGVPVCVGVAPTKTLAKFANHVAKRNAHLDGVCSMDSMDPQVVGDIQSRVPVTDLWGVGARTGARLSGMGISTIADLKAADVTEIRKKFSVVLQRTVLELNGTPCIPHNEERADKQQIMYSRSFSNPVTTIEDMVEVMSIYAQRGAARLMSDGLWATLLTVTAGTSRFASGEASFPSITLKLPSPTQDPILLTRLAVGAMREIMHPGASYVRGGVVLSGLQPEPGQAAFGIFEEEMAETHVGDVLGAVKAKFGNKSIGLGSGGLAVEPGWSMKRDYSSPKFTTDWADIPVVKA, encoded by the coding sequence ATGACGGAGCGGATTGCGCTGGTGGACGTGAACAACTTCTACGTGTCCTGCGAACGGGTCTTCGACCCGAAGCTCATCGGCAGGCCCGTGGTCGTGCTGTCCAACAACGACGGCTGCGTGGTGGCGCGCTCGCAGGAGGCCAAGGACCTGGGGATCACCACCGGCGCACCCTTCTTCAAGGTCAAGCAGTTCATCCAAAGCCACGGCATGGCCGTGCGCTCGAGCAATTACGAACTTTATGGGGATATGAGCGCCCGGGTCATGGAGGTGCTCTCGCGCTTTGGCACCTGGCAGGAGGTCTACTCCATCGACGAGTCCTTCATCGGCGTCCAAGGCAACCCCGGGCAACTCGGTGAACTGGCCACTCGCATCCGTTCCGCCGTTGGACGCAGCGTCGGGGTCCCGGTCTGCGTGGGCGTGGCACCGACCAAGACCCTGGCCAAGTTCGCCAACCACGTCGCCAAGCGCAACGCGCACCTGGACGGTGTGTGCTCCATGGATTCCATGGACCCGCAAGTGGTTGGGGACATCCAGTCCAGGGTTCCCGTCACCGACCTGTGGGGTGTCGGGGCCCGCACCGGAGCAAGGCTGTCGGGCATGGGCATCTCCACCATCGCCGACCTCAAGGCGGCCGACGTGACCGAGATCCGGAAGAAGTTCTCGGTGGTGCTCCAACGCACGGTCCTGGAACTGAATGGGACCCCGTGCATTCCCCACAACGAGGAACGGGCAGACAAGCAACAGATCATGTACTCGCGGTCCTTCTCCAACCCGGTGACAACCATCGAGGACATGGTCGAGGTCATGTCCATCTATGCGCAGCGCGGGGCCGCCAGGCTGATGTCCGACGGACTGTGGGCCACGCTGCTGACCGTCACCGCGGGAACCAGCCGCTTTGCCTCCGGGGAGGCCTCGTTTCCCTCGATCACGCTCAAATTGCCCTCGCCCACCCAGGACCCGATCCTGCTCACCCGCCTGGCGGTCGGGGCCATGCGTGAAATCATGCACCCCGGGGCCTCGTACGTCCGCGGCGGGGTGGTGCTTTCCGGCTTGCAGCCGGAGCCAGGGCAGGCAGCCTTCGGGATCTTTGAAGAGGAAATGGCCGAAACGCACGTCGGGGACGTGCTGGGCGCGGTCAAGGCGAAATTCGGGAACAAGTCCATTGGGCTCGGCTCGGGCGGACTGGCCGTGGAACCGGGATGGTCGATGAAGCGGGACTACTCCTCGCCCAAGTTCACCACCGATTGGGCCGACATCCCGGTGGTGAAGGCCTAA
- a CDS encoding LexA family protein: MPESQGPVGAVEAMGFPSPARDYYGGGIDLNRLLIRDRTSTFLMRVSGNSMASSGISHGDEVIVDRAVAPRDGSVVIAVQDGELVIRRLVSRRGAMVLSSDEQPVEQAEAITEETTIWGVVTRCLHHV; the protein is encoded by the coding sequence ATGCCGGAATCCCAGGGGCCGGTCGGCGCGGTCGAAGCCATGGGCTTCCCTTCCCCGGCACGGGACTACTACGGCGGCGGGATCGACTTGAACCGCCTGCTGATCAGGGACCGGACCTCGACCTTCCTCATGCGGGTCTCGGGCAACTCGATGGCATCTTCCGGGATCAGCCACGGCGACGAGGTCATCGTGGACCGCGCAGTGGCCCCGCGCGACGGCTCGGTGGTCATCGCGGTCCAGGACGGGGAACTGGTCATCCGCCGGCTCGTGTCCCGCCGGGGCGCCATGGTCCTGTCCAGCGACGAGCAACCGGTTGAGCAGGCCGAGGCGATCACCGAGGAAACCACCATCTGGGGCGTCGTCACCCGGTGCCTGCACCATGTGTAG
- a CDS encoding cytochrome c biogenesis CcdA family protein, with amino-acid sequence MDIGLGYALIGGMLGVFSPCNALLLPALFATISTSRARLLSLGAVFLAGLLLTLVPLGLGLGWLGGTIVLDRGLLLAGAGWVLIALGVLTAFGGGIDFARFLAGKPRPVAGSLAGTFALGAVSGVAGFCTGPVLGAILTLALTSASPARGGTLLGLYGVGMVLPIMLIAMAIRRLGHRSVGWMRGRLLKVGRLRLHTTSLLMGAVTAAVGWLMIFTNGMAAVPELLPSSMIAAMENLGRQLDAVVPSWAWTALVGALLLFWWLRAAVRRTGGNAPSGTSRTSAAREAPREGNVFKER; translated from the coding sequence ATGGACATCGGGCTCGGATACGCACTGATCGGCGGAATGCTCGGGGTTTTCAGCCCCTGCAACGCATTGCTGCTGCCCGCGCTCTTTGCCACCATCTCCACCTCACGTGCCAGGTTGCTGAGCCTGGGCGCTGTCTTCCTGGCCGGCTTGCTCCTCACCCTGGTCCCGCTCGGCCTGGGACTGGGGTGGCTGGGTGGAACCATCGTCCTGGACCGCGGGCTATTGCTCGCCGGCGCCGGGTGGGTGCTCATTGCCCTGGGCGTGTTGACGGCATTCGGCGGCGGCATCGATTTCGCCCGGTTCCTTGCGGGCAAGCCCCGGCCCGTGGCCGGTTCGTTGGCCGGTACCTTTGCCCTGGGCGCGGTATCCGGGGTGGCGGGGTTCTGCACCGGCCCGGTGCTGGGCGCGATCCTCACGTTGGCGCTGACCTCCGCGAGCCCGGCCCGCGGAGGGACGCTGCTGGGGCTCTACGGTGTGGGGATGGTCCTTCCGATCATGCTCATTGCGATGGCGATCCGCAGGCTCGGCCACCGCTCGGTGGGTTGGATGAGGGGTCGACTGCTCAAGGTGGGTAGGCTGCGCCTGCACACGACCTCGCTGCTGATGGGAGCAGTCACCGCGGCCGTTGGGTGGCTCATGATCTTCACCAACGGCATGGCGGCCGTCCCTGAGCTGTTGCCCTCGAGCATGATTGCTGCGATGGAAAACCTGGGACGGCAACTCGACGCGGTGGTTCCATCATGGGCCTGGACCGCCTTGGTCGGCGCCTTGCTGCTGTTCTGGTGGCTCCGCGCGGCCGTGCGCCGCACCGGCGGCAATGCGCCTTCGGGAACATCGAGAACCTCCGCGGCCCGCGAGGCGCCGCGGGAAGGGAACGTCTTCAAAGAACGGTAG
- a CDS encoding DsbA family protein, which yields MTESPATPTKAKLPWFWILPIPVALGLGIVIGLQIAAPGETAASPAAAATQESPSPSQAAPSETQQRINVERRDANDPTAVGELDAPVVMVTYSDYQCGYCAKWASESLPTILEKYVAGGQLRIEYRDIMFFGENSRQSAELAVAAGKQGKYQEFHDAIFAKGATAKDADYSAKGIAALAERIGVDAKQFTADAAHADTAALVQKNHDEAGALGVTGTPTFIVNGRPLIGAQPLEVFVQTIDEELAR from the coding sequence ATGACGGAATCCCCTGCAACACCAACCAAGGCGAAACTGCCGTGGTTCTGGATTCTCCCGATTCCGGTGGCCCTCGGATTGGGCATCGTGATTGGCCTGCAAATTGCCGCACCCGGTGAAACCGCCGCATCGCCGGCGGCCGCGGCGACGCAGGAAAGCCCGAGCCCGAGCCAGGCAGCACCCTCGGAGACCCAGCAACGGATCAACGTGGAACGACGCGATGCCAATGACCCCACTGCGGTCGGCGAACTCGATGCACCGGTTGTCATGGTGACCTATTCCGACTACCAATGCGGCTACTGCGCCAAGTGGGCCTCCGAATCGTTGCCGACCATCCTGGAGAAGTATGTCGCCGGGGGACAACTGCGCATCGAGTACCGCGACATCATGTTCTTCGGCGAAAACTCGCGGCAAAGCGCCGAGCTTGCCGTTGCGGCCGGCAAACAGGGCAAGTACCAGGAATTCCACGACGCGATCTTCGCCAAGGGGGCCACCGCCAAGGACGCCGACTACTCCGCCAAGGGCATCGCGGCACTGGCCGAGCGCATCGGGGTTGATGCCAAGCAGTTCACCGCGGACGCGGCGCACGCCGACACCGCGGCCCTGGTGCAGAAGAACCACGACGAGGCCGGCGCCCTGGGCGTCACCGGAACCCCGACCTTCATCGTCAATGGCCGCCCGTTGATCGGTGCCCAACCGCTGGAAGTCTTCGTCCAAACCATCGACGAGGAACTGGCCCGCTAG
- a CDS encoding MerR family transcriptional regulator, whose product MNHEKLLSIGAFAQATMLSPKALRLYGDRGLLVPVSVDRFTGYRYYDPDQRSRGRMIAMLRAASMPLEGISTLLALGSADPEGALEQLAAYESAVRNNTESTSTLLAAVRAHLKGQDMDNVTTVLEPERHLISIMLHAFVDGLDTGMKQSLEQLQAFADAEGLAVTGDPFGIFHQEITPDSDGPLEVCLPVDRLAAGAAGTNDAPVRSYRLAGGRYASIRVSGAETAFPAILAAYDQACSWVEEAGATSVGPPHEIWHVLPWADDPADMTVAWPYA is encoded by the coding sequence ATGAACCACGAAAAGCTCTTAAGCATCGGCGCCTTTGCTCAGGCGACCATGCTCTCACCCAAGGCCCTGCGGCTTTATGGCGACCGTGGGCTTTTGGTGCCGGTATCCGTGGACCGATTCACCGGATACCGCTATTACGATCCGGACCAACGCAGCCGGGGCCGCATGATCGCGATGTTGCGCGCGGCGTCGATGCCGCTCGAGGGCATCTCCACGTTGCTGGCCCTTGGCTCGGCGGACCCCGAAGGCGCACTGGAGCAGCTGGCCGCCTACGAATCCGCCGTCCGGAACAACACCGAATCGACTTCCACCCTGCTCGCCGCCGTGCGGGCGCACCTCAAAGGACAGGACATGGATAACGTCACTACCGTGCTGGAACCAGAGAGACACCTGATCTCCATCATGCTGCACGCCTTCGTCGACGGCCTTGACACCGGGATGAAGCAGAGCCTGGAACAACTGCAGGCCTTCGCCGATGCCGAAGGGCTGGCCGTCACCGGCGACCCGTTTGGCATCTTCCACCAGGAAATCACCCCGGACTCCGACGGGCCGCTGGAAGTTTGCCTTCCGGTGGACAGGCTCGCTGCCGGCGCCGCCGGCACCAACGACGCACCGGTGCGCAGCTACCGGCTGGCCGGAGGCCGCTACGCCAGCATCCGGGTCTCCGGGGCCGAGACGGCCTTCCCGGCGATCCTGGCGGCCTATGACCAGGCCTGCAGCTGGGTCGAGGAAGCCGGCGCGACCTCGGTGGGACCACCGCACGAAATCTGGCATGTGCTGCCGTGGGCCGACGATCCGGCGGATATGACGGTGGCCTGGCCCTACGCGTAG
- a CDS encoding SH3 domain-containing protein, with the protein MGTQPLLSLRLAAATFGATLAVGALAPAVMAAPAPATSPQTHLVVAKRPVAPRAQTTTIIRTTANLNLRQNPGAHFDSLAVLKKGTAVTRMGKASGVWWEVKAGSRTGWVSSHYLAKSTVAAPAPRAAAGYRTNANLNLRQNPGTHHKSLVVLAKGTAVARTGKASGAWWEVKAGSRTGWVSSNYLVKSGGTTPTPTPAPAPTPSATHRTSANLNLRQHPGTHFKSLVVLAKGTAVARTGQASGAWWEVKAGSRTGWVSSHYLVKAAGQVPESNPVAGANRWVDGTQPMYEKASLSSNRLAVQTDGTKVRLVKSAGNWSYIETPAGQGWIPSSSLATSEPNNNSTSYRWTAYAANVRTGPSTSFSSLGILPANEKMAYLKSSDGWSQVKTSKGTGWIKNTLLSSVEYRAPKELQPMTRAMIKDVQERFGAGISSVGGSRAGSIGHSSGLAADFMIKDYSSAAGIKAGDRIAEYLVENHERLGISYLIWRDKLWLAEDGQWGPYSTGGWGKHLESSRGWNATTLHMDHIHAEISSARANK; encoded by the coding sequence ATGGGCACACAACCACTTCTTTCCCTGCGGCTTGCAGCGGCGACGTTCGGTGCGACGCTGGCGGTCGGAGCGCTGGCCCCCGCGGTGATGGCAGCGCCGGCACCCGCGACCTCGCCCCAGACGCATCTGGTCGTCGCGAAGAGGCCCGTAGCGCCGCGTGCACAAACCACCACGATCATTCGAACGACCGCGAACCTGAACCTGCGGCAGAACCCCGGCGCCCACTTCGACTCGCTGGCCGTGCTCAAAAAGGGCACTGCGGTGACCCGGATGGGCAAGGCCAGCGGTGTCTGGTGGGAGGTGAAGGCCGGTTCGCGGACCGGGTGGGTGAGCTCCCACTACCTGGCGAAGAGCACCGTCGCTGCTCCCGCGCCCCGGGCCGCAGCGGGATATCGAACCAACGCGAACCTGAACCTGCGGCAAAATCCCGGCACCCACCACAAGTCGCTGGTGGTCCTGGCAAAAGGCACCGCTGTCGCCCGGACCGGCAAGGCCAGCGGCGCCTGGTGGGAAGTGAAGGCCGGTTCGCGGACCGGATGGGTGAGCTCCAACTACCTGGTGAAGTCCGGCGGCACGACGCCGACGCCGACGCCCGCGCCGGCTCCCACGCCCTCCGCGACCCACCGGACCAGTGCGAACCTGAACCTGCGCCAACACCCCGGCACCCACTTCAAATCGCTGGTTGTCTTGGCAAAGGGCACTGCTGTCGCCAGGACGGGCCAGGCCAGCGGCGCCTGGTGGGAGGTGAAGGCAGGCTCCCGGACCGGATGGGTGAGTTCCCACTACTTGGTGAAGGCCGCCGGCCAGGTACCCGAGTCCAATCCGGTCGCCGGCGCCAACCGCTGGGTGGACGGCACGCAACCGATGTACGAGAAGGCCTCGCTGTCCTCAAACCGCCTGGCCGTGCAAACCGACGGTACAAAGGTCCGGCTGGTCAAGAGCGCAGGAAACTGGTCGTACATCGAAACTCCGGCCGGCCAGGGCTGGATCCCGAGCTCGTCGCTGGCCACCAGCGAACCGAACAACAACTCCACCTCGTATCGCTGGACCGCCTACGCCGCAAACGTCCGCACCGGACCCTCGACCTCCTTCAGCTCCCTGGGGATCCTGCCCGCAAACGAAAAAATGGCCTACCTGAAGTCCTCCGACGGATGGTCGCAGGTCAAGACCTCGAAGGGCACTGGCTGGATCAAGAACACGCTGCTGAGCAGCGTCGAATACCGGGCGCCGAAGGAACTGCAGCCCATGACCCGGGCCATGATCAAGGACGTGCAGGAGCGTTTCGGGGCCGGCATCAGCAGCGTCGGCGGCTCGCGCGCCGGATCCATCGGGCACAGCTCGGGGCTGGCCGCGGACTTCATGATCAAGGACTATTCCTCGGCCGCCGGCATCAAGGCCGGGGACCGGATCGCCGAGTACCTGGTGGAAAACCACGAACGGCTGGGGATCAGCTACCTGATCTGGCGGGACAAGCTCTGGCTGGCCGAGGACGGCCAGTGGGGACCGTACTCGACCGGCGGCTGGGGCAAGCACCTGGAATCCTCGCGCGGATGGAACGCGACCACCTTGCACATGGATCACATCCACGCGGAAATCTCCTCTGCCCGGGCCAATAAATAA
- a CDS encoding long-chain-fatty-acid--CoA ligase: MGVQPLANHSELTPLRFLQRSVEVYPSKEAIVHGARSYSYAQFGAEVQQFAKALAARIEPGDRVAVLAPNIPEMLIAHYAVPLAGGVLVALNTRLSARELGYIMEHSATKMLFADSELLGAVETLHAEVPTLEAIIEIQDAEFTGGRPDVLVDGTYAEFIATGTGTDLGYAIADERAPIALNYTSGTTGKPKGVLYSHRGSYLNSMGEAFHQGFDARTRYLWTLPMFHCNGWCTPWAVTAAGGTHLCLRAVREEPVWDAIDNLGVTHLCGAPTVCSIIADSPRAHELERGIRITTAGAPPSPAIIRKLQKLGIEVVHVYGLTEVYGPYTICEYQDAWNELDDEAKAQRVSRQGVGMVQAESARIVDPDMNDVPADGETMGEIVLRGNNVMIGYYRDEEATAAAFAGGWFHTGDLGVMHPDGYIQLKDRAKDIIISGGENISTIEVEQAFASHPEVLDVAVIGVPDEKWGETPVAYVIRASGSQIDAAALQAHARMQLAGFKVPKTIHFPQDLPRTSTGKVQKNVLRQQA; the protein is encoded by the coding sequence ATGGGCGTGCAACCACTGGCCAACCACTCGGAACTGACACCACTGCGATTCCTGCAGCGCTCCGTGGAGGTGTACCCGTCCAAGGAAGCCATCGTGCACGGGGCACGGTCCTACAGCTATGCGCAATTCGGGGCGGAGGTGCAGCAATTCGCCAAGGCGCTGGCCGCGCGGATAGAGCCCGGGGACCGCGTCGCGGTGCTGGCACCGAACATCCCGGAAATGCTCATCGCCCACTACGCCGTCCCGCTGGCCGGCGGCGTGCTCGTGGCATTGAACACCAGGCTTTCGGCCCGCGAACTCGGCTACATCATGGAGCACTCGGCAACGAAGATGCTCTTTGCCGACTCGGAGCTCCTCGGTGCGGTGGAGACGCTGCACGCCGAGGTCCCGACCTTGGAAGCGATCATTGAGATCCAAGATGCCGAATTCACCGGCGGCAGGCCCGACGTCCTCGTGGATGGCACCTACGCGGAGTTCATTGCCACCGGCACCGGGACGGACCTCGGGTACGCGATTGCCGACGAACGGGCTCCGATCGCGCTGAACTACACCTCGGGAACCACCGGCAAGCCCAAGGGCGTGCTGTATTCGCACCGCGGCAGCTACCTGAACTCGATGGGGGAGGCCTTCCACCAGGGCTTTGACGCCCGCACCCGATACCTGTGGACCCTGCCGATGTTCCATTGCAACGGCTGGTGCACGCCCTGGGCCGTCACCGCGGCCGGCGGCACGCACCTGTGCCTGCGGGCGGTCCGCGAGGAACCGGTGTGGGACGCGATTGACAACCTCGGCGTCACCCACCTGTGCGGCGCCCCGACGGTCTGCTCGATCATCGCCGACTCGCCCCGGGCCCACGAGCTGGAACGCGGCATCAGGATCACCACCGCAGGGGCCCCGCCCTCGCCGGCGATCATCCGGAAGCTGCAAAAACTGGGCATCGAGGTCGTCCACGTCTACGGCCTCACCGAGGTCTATGGGCCCTACACGATCTGCGAGTACCAGGACGCATGGAACGAGCTGGACGACGAGGCCAAGGCCCAACGGGTCTCGCGGCAGGGCGTGGGCATGGTCCAGGCCGAATCGGCGCGCATCGTGGATCCGGACATGAACGACGTGCCGGCCGACGGGGAGACCATGGGTGAAATCGTGCTGCGCGGCAACAACGTGATGATCGGCTACTACCGGGACGAAGAAGCCACCGCCGCGGCGTTCGCAGGGGGCTGGTTCCACACCGGGGACCTGGGAGTGATGCACCCCGACGGCTACATCCAGCTCAAGGACCGCGCCAAGGACATCATCATTTCCGGCGGGGAAAACATCTCGACCATCGAGGTTGAGCAGGCATTCGCCAGCCACCCGGAGGTCCTTGACGTGGCGGTGATCGGCGTGCCGGACGAGAAATGGGGGGAAACCCCGGTTGCCTACGTGATCCGGGCCAGCGGCTCGCAGATCGACGCGGCTGCGTTGCAGGCCCACGCCCGCATGCAACTGGCGGGCTTCAAGGTTCCCAAGACCATCCACTTCCCGCAGGACCTGCCGCGGACCTCCACCGGCAAGGTGCAAAAGAACGTGCTGCGGCAACAGGCCTAG
- a CDS encoding nucleoside deaminase: MELTRLDIGHLTRCVELAEEGLEAGDEPFGSILVDADGVVLYEGRNHVAGGDSTAHPELAIAQWALVNLEPARRAAATVYTSGEHCPMCAGAHGWAGLGRIVFAASAAMLDSWRREWGAAPGAVAALPINLVVPGIRVDGPADELVPRLRYLHFQSFQESQRGTASADGS, translated from the coding sequence ATGGAACTGACTCGCTTGGACATTGGCCACCTGACCCGCTGTGTTGAACTGGCCGAAGAGGGCCTGGAGGCCGGCGACGAGCCCTTCGGCTCGATACTCGTCGATGCAGACGGGGTTGTTCTCTACGAGGGCCGCAACCACGTGGCCGGAGGGGATTCCACGGCGCATCCCGAGCTGGCCATTGCGCAGTGGGCGTTGGTCAACCTGGAGCCCGCGCGGCGGGCCGCGGCCACGGTCTACACCTCGGGGGAGCATTGCCCGATGTGCGCAGGCGCCCACGGCTGGGCCGGGCTGGGGCGCATCGTCTTCGCCGCCTCGGCGGCCATGCTTGACTCCTGGCGCCGGGAGTGGGGTGCCGCTCCAGGGGCGGTGGCCGCGCTGCCCATCAACCTGGTGGTGCCCGGCATCCGGGTGGACGGGCCGGCCGACGAACTGGTGCCACGGCTGCGCTACCTGCATTTCCAGTCGTTCCAGGAATCCCAGCGCGGAACGGCTTCTGCCGACGGGTCCTAG
- a CDS encoding uracil-DNA glycosylase, translating to MSQSEYFEEQLSKVEDDSVAELTALCRKLQDQQPGSRVPLIDPVHDVDEARVISLQIAPGPGTSSGFLSLRNDDPTAARLAAVYEAAGLEPRFGIPWNVFPWELPEGGTKLTPDQVKAGIRPLKELMRIAYRTSAIVAHGTEAKRLVQAWIKAGGQQVINQRGIKIYEVRSTADRAFLGSAEKQQAWFDEMVAAYTDAMARAGLRPAGK from the coding sequence ATGAGCCAATCCGAGTACTTTGAAGAACAGCTGAGCAAGGTGGAGGACGATTCCGTCGCCGAGCTCACGGCATTATGTCGCAAGCTGCAGGACCAACAGCCCGGTTCCCGGGTTCCGCTCATCGATCCGGTGCACGACGTCGATGAGGCTCGGGTCATTTCCTTGCAAATCGCGCCGGGTCCCGGAACGTCTTCGGGCTTCCTGTCCTTGCGCAACGACGATCCCACCGCGGCACGGCTTGCTGCAGTCTATGAGGCTGCCGGGCTGGAGCCGCGTTTTGGCATCCCGTGGAATGTCTTTCCGTGGGAACTGCCCGAGGGTGGCACCAAGCTGACCCCGGACCAGGTCAAGGCCGGCATCCGCCCGCTGAAGGAGCTCATGCGCATCGCGTACCGCACCTCGGCGATCGTGGCCCACGGAACCGAGGCCAAGCGCCTGGTCCAGGCCTGGATCAAGGCCGGCGGCCAGCAGGTCATCAACCAGCGCGGCATCAAGATCTATGAGGTGCGTTCCACCGCGGACCGCGCCTTCCTGGGATCGGCCGAAAAGCAGCAGGCCTGGTTCGATGAAATGGTCGCCGCCTACACCGACGCCATGGCGCGGGCCGGATTGCGGCCAGCGGGCAAGTGA